A genomic stretch from Mycobacterium cookii includes:
- a CDS encoding AMP-binding protein: protein MTEPIPPIGTQISALAALAPDEPAVTCDGRTLTRAELDRSTNRLARAYAALGVGVGDYVTMVLPNSIEWIQAAVACWKLGAVPQPLSARLPDAELQGLLDLRPPALLVGRQHAEIPAVPAGFIPDPELSDEPLPEAVSPVWKAMGSGGSTGRPKLIESGGDSRIPAAIGYPLGAQEGDTTLMPVPLSHNTGFTTATIALLMRHHLVLMSRFDPHQFLRLITEHGVTFLTTVPTIMQRTLPVYHAEPDSYDLSSIRRFWHLGAPCPPAVKQAWIDLLGPEVVWELYGGTELQALTFISGDQWLAHRGSVGIVVAGEMKVLDDDGNPCEPGEVGEIYMRPSPGSAPTYRYVGATAKSRDGWDSLGDLGYFDADGFLYISDRRVDMFTVGGRNVYPAEIESALAEHPDVLSCLVVGVPHEDLGQVPYALVHAGSPLDEQAVQDFLRGRIAGYKVPVTVEFVDTPLRDDAGKARRSAVREEIMARLRLLDAG from the coding sequence GTGACCGAACCGATTCCACCGATCGGCACTCAGATCTCCGCGCTGGCCGCGCTCGCGCCCGACGAGCCCGCGGTCACATGCGACGGACGCACGCTGACCCGCGCCGAACTCGACCGGTCCACCAACCGGCTGGCGCGGGCCTACGCCGCGCTCGGCGTGGGCGTCGGCGACTACGTCACCATGGTGCTGCCGAATTCGATTGAATGGATCCAGGCCGCGGTTGCGTGCTGGAAACTGGGCGCGGTGCCCCAGCCGCTGTCCGCGCGGCTGCCCGACGCGGAGTTGCAGGGCCTGCTTGATCTACGGCCGCCAGCCTTGCTGGTGGGGCGTCAGCATGCCGAAATACCCGCCGTGCCTGCTGGTTTCATTCCCGATCCGGAGTTGTCCGACGAGCCGTTGCCCGAGGCGGTGTCGCCGGTGTGGAAAGCGATGGGCTCCGGCGGCAGCACCGGCAGGCCCAAGCTGATCGAGTCCGGTGGCGACAGCCGCATCCCCGCCGCGATCGGCTATCCGCTGGGGGCCCAAGAGGGTGACACCACCTTGATGCCGGTTCCGCTGTCGCACAACACCGGCTTCACCACCGCGACCATCGCGCTGCTGATGCGCCACCACCTGGTGTTGATGAGCCGATTCGACCCGCACCAGTTTCTCCGCTTGATCACCGAGCACGGCGTCACCTTCTTGACGACGGTGCCGACCATCATGCAGCGGACGCTGCCGGTCTATCACGCCGAGCCGGATTCCTATGATCTGTCGTCGATTCGGCGGTTCTGGCACCTCGGCGCGCCGTGCCCGCCCGCCGTCAAGCAAGCCTGGATCGACCTGCTGGGCCCCGAGGTGGTGTGGGAGCTGTACGGCGGCACCGAATTACAGGCGTTGACGTTCATCTCCGGCGACCAGTGGCTGGCCCACCGTGGGTCGGTCGGCATCGTGGTCGCCGGCGAGATGAAGGTGCTCGACGATGACGGCAACCCGTGCGAACCCGGTGAGGTCGGCGAGATCTACATGCGGCCCAGCCCGGGTAGTGCGCCGACGTATCGCTACGTCGGCGCCACCGCGAAGTCGCGCGACGGCTGGGATTCGCTGGGTGATCTCGGCTACTTCGACGCCGACGGATTTCTGTACATCTCCGACCGCCGGGTCGACATGTTCACTGTCGGCGGCCGCAACGTGTACCCGGCCGAAATCGAGAGCGCCCTGGCTGAGCATCCGGATGTGTTGTCCTGCTTGGTTGTTGGGGTGCCCCACGAGGATTTGGGGCAGGTGCCGTACGCCCTCGTGCACGCCGGATCGCCGCTGGACGAGCAGGCGGTGCAGGATTTCCTGCGCGGCCGCATCGCCGGCTACAAGGTGCCGGTCACCGTCGAGTTCGTCGACACCCCGCTGCGCGATGACGCCGGTAAGGCGCGCCGCTCAGCGGTCCGCGAGGAGATCATGGCGCGATTGCGTCTTCTTGACGCAGGGTAG
- a CDS encoding acyl-CoA dehydrogenase — protein sequence MGHYRSNVRDLEFNLFEVLALDEVLADDAFGDLDGESVQQMLAEAARLAEGPVAESFAESDRHPPTFDPDTHVVTLPDPFKKSLQAWREGEWFRVGLAEDVGGVPAPSMVQWAVNELVLGANPAVFMYMAGPILANILYGIGNEQQRHWAAMAIDRNWGATMVLTEPDAGSDVGAGRTKAIDQGDGTWHIDGVKRFITSGDSDDVFENILHMVLARPEGAGPGTKGLSLFLVPKFLLDPETGEPGERNGVFVTGVEHKMGLKVSATCELTFGQHGVPATGWLVGDRHNGIAQMFKIIEYARMMVGTKAIGTLSTGYLNALDYAKTRVQGADLTQMTDKTAPRVTIIHHPDVRRALVTQKAYAEGLRALYLYTAAHQDPSVASVVSGADAELADKVNDLLLPIVKGVGSERAYQCLTESLQTLGGSGFLQDYPMEQYIRDAKIDSLYEGTTAIQAQDFFFRKIIRDHGVALNHLVTQIESFIDSTEARPELADARKQLATAVDDLQAWVATMTGYLFASQEDARELYRVGLESVAFLLAVGDLLIGWLLLRQAEIALTALDNNPGPADSAFYAGKVATANFFVKNVLPRLSADREIAANVDLAVMQLREEAF from the coding sequence ATGGGCCATTACCGCAGCAATGTCCGCGATCTGGAGTTCAACCTGTTCGAGGTGCTGGCTTTGGACGAGGTGCTCGCCGACGACGCATTCGGCGACTTGGACGGTGAATCGGTGCAGCAGATGCTCGCCGAGGCCGCCCGGTTGGCCGAGGGGCCGGTAGCCGAGTCGTTCGCCGAAAGCGATCGTCACCCGCCGACGTTTGATCCCGACACCCATGTCGTGACTCTGCCGGACCCGTTTAAGAAGTCGCTGCAGGCATGGCGGGAGGGCGAGTGGTTCCGCGTCGGGCTCGCCGAGGATGTCGGCGGTGTGCCCGCGCCGTCGATGGTGCAGTGGGCCGTCAACGAGTTGGTGCTCGGCGCGAACCCCGCGGTGTTCATGTACATGGCGGGGCCGATTCTCGCGAACATCCTCTATGGGATCGGCAATGAGCAGCAACGGCATTGGGCAGCCATGGCGATCGACCGCAACTGGGGCGCCACCATGGTGCTCACCGAACCCGACGCCGGCTCCGACGTTGGCGCCGGACGGACCAAGGCGATCGATCAGGGCGACGGCACCTGGCACATCGACGGCGTCAAGCGGTTCATCACCAGTGGCGACAGCGACGACGTGTTCGAGAACATCCTGCACATGGTGCTGGCCCGGCCGGAGGGCGCAGGTCCGGGCACCAAGGGGCTGAGCCTGTTTCTGGTGCCGAAGTTCCTGCTCGATCCCGAGACCGGCGAGCCGGGGGAGCGCAACGGGGTCTTCGTCACTGGGGTAGAGCACAAGATGGGCCTCAAGGTCTCGGCCACGTGCGAATTGACCTTCGGTCAGCACGGCGTCCCGGCGACGGGCTGGCTGGTCGGCGACCGCCACAACGGCATCGCGCAGATGTTCAAGATCATCGAGTATGCGCGAATGATGGTGGGCACCAAGGCCATCGGGACACTGTCGACGGGTTACCTGAACGCATTGGACTACGCGAAGACCCGCGTCCAGGGTGCCGACCTGACTCAGATGACCGACAAGACCGCGCCGCGGGTCACCATCATCCATCATCCCGACGTGCGCCGTGCCCTGGTGACCCAGAAGGCTTACGCCGAAGGTCTGCGCGCGCTGTATCTGTACACCGCGGCACACCAGGACCCGTCGGTCGCCTCCGTCGTGTCCGGTGCCGACGCCGAACTGGCGGACAAGGTCAACGATCTGCTGTTGCCGATCGTCAAAGGGGTTGGCTCCGAACGGGCTTACCAATGTCTGACCGAGTCGCTGCAGACCCTGGGCGGGTCCGGCTTCCTGCAGGACTATCCGATGGAGCAGTACATCCGCGACGCCAAGATCGACAGCCTCTATGAAGGCACTACCGCAATTCAGGCGCAGGACTTCTTCTTTCGCAAGATCATCCGCGACCACGGCGTCGCACTGAACCATTTGGTCACTCAGATCGAGTCGTTCATCGACAGCACCGAGGCCCGGCCCGAACTCGCCGACGCCCGAAAGCAACTCGCCACCGCCGTCGACGATCTGCAAGCCTGGGTCGCCACGATGACCGGTTACCTGTTCGCTTCGCAGGAAGACGCCCGGGAACTCTACCGGGTCGGTCTCGAGTCGGTGGCATTCCTGCTCGCGGTCGGCGACCTGCTCATCGGCTGGCTGCTGCTGCGGCAGGCGGAGATCGCGCTGACAGCGCTCGACAACAATCCCGGGCCCGCCGATAGCGCGTTTTATGCCGGAAAGGTCGCTACCGCAAACTTTTTCGTCAAGAACGTGCTGCCACGACTGAGCGCCGACCGCGAGATCGCGGCCAATGTCGATCTCGCGGTCATGCAGCTGCGCGAAGAAGCCTTCTAG
- a CDS encoding DUF3068 domain-containing protein, translating into MNRAVMLRMAACGIMGLGAALLIAALLLWTYTGSRITKIPLNLDSTLISEGTGTAMDPGSMATMKLVVNKNVPLVSQQQIDVESPANADVVTLQVGTSVRRSDKQKDSGLLLALVDTVSLNRKTASAVSDDTHPGGAVQKPRTFNDENPATNIALPHDGLSYRFPFHAEKRSYPYFDPIAQKAFDANYTGEEDVNGLTAYKFTQDVGYDADGKLTEPIRYPSLYANDEDSKVTETASKWDVPGDPEEKITMTRYYAAQRTFWVDPESGTIVKQQERVNQYFARDALKPEVTVVDYKITSNEESVESQVNAARNERDRLALWSRVLPITFTAAGVVALIGGLLLGSFSLRTETALSEPGSVDGDHGFFGRGEPPVERERVPGAEAVTEKLPTPPKDVQRESGEGSSGSES; encoded by the coding sequence GTGAACCGAGCAGTCATGTTGCGGATGGCCGCGTGCGGGATCATGGGGCTCGGAGCTGCGTTGTTGATCGCCGCGCTGCTGTTGTGGACCTACACCGGCAGCAGGATCACCAAGATTCCGCTCAATCTGGACTCCACACTGATCAGTGAGGGCACCGGCACCGCGATGGACCCCGGTTCGATGGCCACCATGAAATTGGTGGTCAACAAGAACGTGCCGCTGGTGTCTCAGCAGCAGATCGACGTCGAGTCCCCCGCCAACGCAGACGTCGTCACCCTTCAGGTAGGCACCTCGGTTCGGCGCAGCGACAAGCAGAAGGACTCCGGCCTGCTGCTGGCGCTGGTGGACACCGTCTCCCTGAACCGCAAAACGGCATCGGCGGTGTCCGACGACACCCATCCGGGCGGCGCCGTGCAGAAGCCGCGCACATTCAACGACGAGAACCCGGCCACCAACATCGCGCTGCCACACGACGGGCTGTCCTATCGGTTCCCGTTCCACGCCGAGAAGCGCAGCTATCCCTACTTCGACCCGATCGCGCAAAAAGCCTTCGACGCCAACTACACCGGTGAGGAAGACGTCAACGGACTGACCGCGTACAAGTTCACCCAGGACGTGGGCTACGACGCCGACGGCAAGCTGACCGAGCCGATCAGATACCCGTCGCTGTACGCCAACGACGAGGACAGCAAGGTCACCGAAACCGCGTCGAAGTGGGATGTGCCGGGCGATCCGGAAGAGAAGATCACCATGACCCGCTACTACGCGGCGCAACGGACGTTCTGGGTCGACCCGGAATCGGGCACGATCGTCAAGCAGCAAGAGCGGGTCAACCAGTACTTCGCCCGCGATGCGCTGAAGCCCGAGGTGACGGTGGTCGACTACAAGATCACCTCCAATGAGGAGAGTGTCGAATCGCAGGTGAACGCGGCGCGCAACGAGCGCGACCGGTTGGCGTTGTGGTCGCGGGTGCTGCCGATCACGTTCACCGCGGCCGGCGTGGTCGCGCTGATCGGCGGCCTGCTGCTCGGCTCGTTCAGTCTGCGCACCGAGACGGCGTTGTCCGAACCGGGCTCGGTGGACGGCGACCACGGTTTCTTCGGTCGCGGTGAGCCACCGGTCGAGCGTGAGCGGGTGCCCGGCGCCGAAGCCGTCACCGAGAAACTTCCGACACCGCCCAAGGACGTTCAACGCGAGTCCGGCGAGGGCTCGTCGGGTTCAGAGTCTTAG
- a CDS encoding glycosyltransferase family 4 protein, with the protein MPGLRSVLLLCWRDTGHPQGGGSETYLQRIGAQLAASGVEVTLRTARYPGAARREVVDGVQIMRAGGRYSVYVWAMLAMTAARLGIGPLRSVRPDVVVDTQNGIPFLARLIYGARAVLLVHHCHREQWPVAGPVLSRIGWFIESWLSPRLHRGSQYVTVSLPSARDLDCLGVDNERIAVVRNGLDEVPAPSLAGPRSASPRVLVLSRLVPHKQIEDALTAVAQLRPEIPDVHLDVVGGGWWRQRLLDHAARLGISDAVAFHGHIDDAAKHRVVQQAWVHVLPSRKEGWGLAVIEAAQHAVPTIGYRSSGGLADSIIDGVTGVLVDSRDDLVNRLRQLLADPVLREQLGTKAQARSAEFSWRQTAEAMRTVLESVMTGERVSGVV; encoded by the coding sequence ATGCCTGGTCTGCGCTCGGTGCTGCTGCTGTGCTGGCGCGACACCGGCCACCCCCAGGGCGGCGGCAGCGAGACCTACCTGCAACGCATCGGCGCCCAACTGGCCGCATCCGGCGTCGAGGTCACCTTGCGCACGGCGCGCTACCCCGGTGCTGCGCGCCGCGAAGTCGTCGACGGTGTGCAGATCATGCGCGCGGGCGGACGCTACTCGGTCTATGTCTGGGCGATGCTGGCGATGACGGCCGCTCGCCTGGGTATCGGACCGCTGCGGAGCGTTCGGCCGGATGTGGTGGTCGACACCCAAAACGGCATCCCCTTTCTGGCCAGGCTGATCTACGGCGCCCGAGCCGTGCTGCTGGTACACCACTGTCACCGTGAGCAGTGGCCGGTGGCCGGCCCGGTGTTGAGCCGGATTGGCTGGTTCATCGAATCCTGGTTGTCGCCGCGGCTGCATCGCGGCAGTCAATATGTGACGGTGTCGCTGCCGTCAGCCCGCGACCTGGACTGCCTCGGTGTCGACAACGAGCGAATTGCGGTGGTGCGCAACGGCCTCGACGAGGTTCCCGCGCCGTCGCTGGCAGGTCCGCGATCGGCTTCGCCGCGGGTGCTGGTGTTGTCCCGGCTGGTGCCGCACAAGCAGATCGAGGACGCGCTGACGGCAGTGGCGCAACTCCGGCCGGAAATTCCCGATGTGCACCTCGACGTCGTCGGTGGCGGATGGTGGCGTCAACGCCTGCTCGATCACGCGGCGCGGCTCGGCATCAGCGATGCGGTGGCTTTCCACGGTCATATCGATGACGCCGCCAAACACCGTGTCGTGCAACAGGCTTGGGTGCACGTGCTGCCATCGCGCAAAGAGGGCTGGGGTCTGGCCGTCATCGAGGCCGCGCAGCACGCGGTGCCCACCATCGGTTACCGGTCCTCTGGCGGGCTGGCCGATTCGATCATCGACGGCGTGACCGGTGTGCTGGTCGACAGCCGCGATGACTTGGTGAATCGGCTGCGGCAGTTGCTGGCCGATCCGGTGCTGCGCGAACAACTCGGCACGAAAGCGCAAGCGCGCAGCGCCGAATTCTCTTGGCGGCAAACGGCGGAAGCGATGCGGACCGTGTTGGAGTCGGTGATGACCGGCGAGCGCGTGAGCGGAGTGGTGTAG
- a CDS encoding class I SAM-dependent methyltransferase produces MAVTEVFAQRATLSRSLRLLWEFRYEQPDPTRFYSGLASDTAAMVGDLWRGIHGDSMAGRAVLDVGGGPGYFATAFADAGVHYLGVEPDPAEMHSSGVVFERNAGTFVRASGMALPFADDSVDICLSSNVAEHVPRPWRLGAEMLRVTRPGGLVVLSYTVWLGPFGGHEMGLTHYLGGARAADRYARRHGHRAKNDYGSSLFAVSVAEGLDWAASTGALVDAFPRYHPRWAWWLTSVPVLREFLVSNLVLVLRP; encoded by the coding sequence GTGGCCGTGACGGAAGTGTTCGCGCAGCGGGCAACGCTGTCCCGTTCGCTGCGGCTGCTGTGGGAGTTCCGCTACGAGCAGCCTGATCCGACCCGGTTCTACAGCGGGCTGGCGTCCGACACTGCCGCGATGGTCGGCGACCTGTGGCGAGGAATCCACGGCGACTCGATGGCCGGCCGCGCCGTGCTCGATGTCGGCGGCGGGCCGGGATACTTCGCGACCGCATTCGCCGACGCCGGCGTGCACTATCTGGGGGTCGAACCGGATCCGGCCGAAATGCACAGCAGCGGAGTTGTTTTCGAGCGGAATGCCGGGACGTTCGTTCGAGCCTCGGGCATGGCACTGCCGTTCGCCGACGACAGTGTGGACATCTGCCTGTCCTCCAACGTCGCCGAGCATGTGCCGCGACCCTGGCGGCTCGGTGCCGAAATGTTGCGGGTCACCCGGCCCGGCGGCTTGGTGGTGTTGTCCTACACGGTGTGGCTGGGCCCGTTCGGCGGCCACGAGATGGGGCTGACCCACTATCTCGGCGGGGCCCGCGCCGCCGACCGTTACGCCCGCAGGCACGGCCACCGGGCGAAAAACGACTACGGCTCGTCGTTGTTCGCGGTGTCGGTGGCCGAGGGCCTGGACTGGGCCGCCAGCACCGGCGCGCTGGTCGACGCGTTTCCCCGCTACCACCCGCGATGGGCGTGGTGGCTGACGTCAGTGCCGGTGCTACGCGAGTTTTTGGTGAGCAATCTGGTGCTGGTGCTACGGCCTTAG
- a CDS encoding TIGR03086 family metal-binding protein, which produces MHTNIDLRAHHRIAVLTSVDVVSSVTPDDLSRSTPCAGWNLADLLAHMTAQHRGFTAAARGQGADLAVWQPVTVAAAVASDPAATYAAAAAAVLEAFAHDGVLDANFALPDFGPGATFPGSMAIGFHFIDYVVHTWDVARTVGRPVDLPDDVIAAALPLAFAVPDGDFRTGFFDQAIQATESGADFDRILTHLGRSPEWTPR; this is translated from the coding sequence ATGCATACTAATATAGACCTTCGCGCCCATCATCGAATTGCCGTACTCACTTCCGTGGACGTGGTCTCGTCCGTCACGCCCGACGATCTGTCCAGGTCGACGCCTTGTGCCGGCTGGAATCTCGCCGACCTGCTCGCCCACATGACGGCGCAGCACCGCGGCTTCACCGCCGCCGCACGCGGTCAGGGCGCCGATCTGGCGGTGTGGCAACCCGTTACCGTCGCCGCCGCCGTCGCCTCGGATCCCGCGGCAACCTATGCCGCGGCCGCCGCTGCCGTGCTCGAGGCGTTCGCCCACGACGGTGTGCTCGACGCGAACTTCGCGCTGCCGGATTTCGGGCCGGGAGCGACCTTCCCGGGGTCGATGGCGATCGGCTTCCACTTCATCGATTACGTGGTGCACACCTGGGATGTCGCACGCACGGTGGGCCGGCCCGTCGATCTTCCAGACGACGTGATCGCCGCCGCGCTACCGCTGGCCTTCGCGGTGCCCGACGGAGATTTCCGTACGGGCTTCTTCGACCAGGCGATCCAGGCGACGGAATCGGGTGCCGACTTCGATCGAATCCTGACTCATCTTGGCCGCTCTCCCGAGTGGACGCCACGCTGA
- a CDS encoding acyltransferase family protein yields the protein MDEQVGGTRSFLPAVEGMRACAALGVVVTHVAFETGHSAGVDGRLFGRFDLAVAVFFALSGFLLWRSHAAAARGLAPRPATGHYLRSRVVRIMPAYLVAVVVILTLLPDGNHASLTVWLANLTLTQVYVPLTLTAGLTQMWSLSVEVSFYLALPILAMLATRLPVRGRVPAIAALAVASLLWGWIPFGAPPGLNPLTWPPAFFSWFAAGMLLAEWVHSPIGWPHRLARHRVLMAVVVVAAYLVAASPLAGPPGLVPSSAAQFTVKTAMGALVALGLVAPLVLDRPDSSYRLLGSAPMVTLGRWSYGIFIWHLAAMTMVFPVIGQFSFNGHMVEVLTLTVLFSIAIAAVSYALVESPCREALRRWEKREKKQPAATLRQEDAIAP from the coding sequence ATGGACGAGCAGGTGGGAGGGACACGTAGCTTCCTGCCCGCCGTGGAAGGTATGCGGGCCTGCGCGGCCCTCGGGGTCGTGGTCACCCACGTGGCTTTCGAGACCGGGCACTCCGCCGGCGTCGACGGCCGGTTGTTCGGCCGGTTCGATCTGGCCGTTGCGGTGTTCTTCGCGCTGTCGGGCTTCCTGTTGTGGCGCAGCCACGCGGCGGCGGCGCGCGGCCTGGCTCCGCGGCCGGCCACCGGACATTATCTGCGTTCCCGGGTGGTCCGCATCATGCCGGCCTACCTGGTGGCGGTCGTGGTGATCCTGACCCTGCTGCCCGACGGCAATCACGCGAGTCTGACGGTGTGGCTGGCGAATCTGACGCTCACCCAGGTGTACGTGCCGCTGACGTTGACCGCGGGCCTGACGCAGATGTGGAGCCTGTCGGTGGAGGTCAGTTTCTATCTCGCGTTGCCGATCCTGGCGATGCTGGCCACCCGGCTGCCGGTACGCGGCCGAGTGCCGGCGATCGCCGCGCTGGCTGTCGCGAGCTTGTTGTGGGGCTGGATTCCGTTCGGCGCACCGCCCGGGTTGAATCCGCTGACCTGGCCGCCGGCGTTCTTCTCCTGGTTCGCAGCAGGGATGCTGCTGGCCGAATGGGTGCACAGCCCGATCGGTTGGCCGCATCGGTTGGCGCGACACCGGGTCTTGATGGCCGTGGTCGTGGTGGCGGCATATCTGGTGGCCGCTTCACCGCTGGCCGGGCCGCCCGGTCTGGTGCCCAGCAGCGCCGCTCAGTTCACCGTCAAGACCGCGATGGGCGCTCTGGTGGCGCTGGGCCTGGTCGCCCCGCTGGTGTTGGACCGCCCCGACAGCAGCTACCGGCTGTTGGGCAGTGCCCCGATGGTGACGTTGGGACGCTGGTCCTACGGGATCTTCATCTGGCATCTTGCCGCAATGACGATGGTGTTCCCGGTGATCGGCCAGTTCTCGTTCAACGGACACATGGTCGAGGTTCTGACGTTGACGGTGCTCTTCAGCATCGCGATCGCCGCGGTCAGCTACGCACTCGTCGAATCACCATGCCGGGAAGCGTTGCGGCGCTGGGAAAAACGCGAGAAGAAACAGCCCGCCGCTACCCTGCGTCAAGAAGACGCAATCGCGCCATGA
- a CDS encoding MarR family winged helix-turn-helix transcriptional regulator, whose amino-acid sequence MARRPRRPDLAAMLAQLTRETVAAEQPVLDAHGLSMWAYIVLSALDNSPIRTQATLAESIGADKTRIIPVLDELQKHRYIERVPDPDDRRARLLTITESGRSIKNAVQADIQRGEERWLAHLSTEDRSVFLRVLQQLTFG is encoded by the coding sequence ATGGCGCGGAGGCCCCGAAGACCGGATCTCGCGGCGATGCTTGCGCAGCTGACCCGGGAGACGGTGGCCGCCGAGCAGCCGGTGCTGGACGCGCACGGGCTGTCGATGTGGGCCTACATCGTGTTGAGCGCCCTCGACAATTCGCCGATTCGCACCCAGGCGACCCTGGCCGAATCGATCGGCGCCGACAAGACGCGCATCATCCCCGTCCTCGACGAGTTGCAGAAGCACCGCTACATCGAACGGGTTCCCGATCCCGACGACCGTCGGGCACGCTTGCTGACGATCACCGAGTCGGGTCGTTCGATCAAAAACGCGGTGCAGGCCGATATCCAGCGCGGCGAGGAGCGTTGGCTCGCCCATTTGTCCACCGAGGACCGAAGCGTCTTCCTGCGGGTGCTGCAGCAGCTGACGTTCGGTTGA
- a CDS encoding aldehyde dehydrogenase yields MSDEAKTEYDKLFIGGKWTEPSTSDVIEVHCPATGEYVGKVPLAAPADVNAAVAAARAAFDNGPWPSTPPKERAAVIGNALKLLEERKDAFVKLLGLETGQPPLSVETMQWMSGIGCLNFFAGPAVDQVKWQEIRTGGYGQTIVHREPIGVVGAIVAWNVPLFLAINKLGPALLAGCTVVLKPAAETPLSANALAEAFAEAGLPEGVLSIVPGGVETGQALTSNPDIDIFSFTGSSAVGKEIGKRAADMLKPCTLELGGKSAAILLDDVDLAASVPMLVFSGIMNTGQACVAQTRILAPRSRYDEIVDAISAFAQSLPVGLPSDPGAQVGSLISAKQRERVEGYIAKGVEEGARLVCGGGRPEGLDSGFFVQPTVFADVDNKMTIAQEEIFGPVLSVIPYDTEDEAIKIANDSAYGLAGSVWTADVPRGIKVSEQIRTGTYGINWYAFDPCCPFGGYKNSGIGRENGPEGVEHFTQQKSVLMPMGYTLDA; encoded by the coding sequence ATGAGCGATGAGGCCAAGACCGAATACGACAAGCTTTTCATCGGCGGCAAGTGGACCGAGCCGTCGACGTCCGACGTCATCGAGGTGCACTGCCCGGCCACCGGCGAGTACGTCGGCAAGGTGCCCCTGGCGGCGCCGGCCGACGTCAACGCCGCGGTCGCCGCGGCCCGCGCGGCATTCGACAACGGCCCGTGGCCCTCGACACCGCCGAAGGAGCGGGCGGCCGTCATCGGCAACGCGCTCAAGCTGCTGGAAGAGCGTAAGGACGCATTCGTCAAGCTGCTCGGACTCGAGACCGGCCAGCCGCCGCTCAGCGTCGAGACGATGCAGTGGATGAGCGGAATCGGGTGCCTGAACTTCTTCGCCGGCCCGGCCGTCGACCAGGTCAAGTGGCAGGAGATCCGGACCGGCGGCTACGGGCAGACCATCGTTCATCGTGAGCCGATCGGTGTGGTCGGCGCGATAGTTGCGTGGAACGTGCCGCTGTTCCTGGCGATCAACAAGCTGGGCCCGGCGCTGCTGGCCGGTTGCACGGTGGTGCTCAAGCCGGCTGCCGAAACACCGCTGAGCGCAAACGCTTTGGCGGAGGCGTTCGCCGAGGCCGGCCTGCCCGAAGGTGTGCTGTCGATCGTCCCGGGCGGCGTCGAGACCGGGCAGGCACTGACCTCCAACCCCGACATCGACATCTTCTCGTTCACCGGCAGCTCGGCCGTCGGCAAGGAGATCGGCAAGCGCGCCGCGGACATGCTCAAGCCGTGCACCTTGGAGCTGGGCGGCAAGTCGGCGGCCATCCTGCTCGACGACGTCGACTTGGCCGCCTCGGTCCCGATGCTGGTGTTCTCCGGGATCATGAACACCGGCCAGGCATGTGTCGCGCAGACCCGCATCCTGGCGCCCCGCTCGCGCTACGACGAAATCGTCGATGCCATCAGCGCTTTCGCCCAGTCGTTGCCGGTGGGGCTGCCGTCGGACCCGGGCGCCCAGGTCGGGTCGCTGATCTCGGCGAAGCAGCGGGAGCGGGTCGAGGGCTACATCGCCAAAGGCGTCGAGGAGGGCGCTCGGCTGGTGTGCGGCGGCGGACGCCCCGAAGGACTGGACTCCGGTTTCTTCGTGCAGCCGACGGTGTTCGCCGACGTCGACAACAAGATGACGATCGCCCAGGAGGAGATCTTCGGGCCGGTGCTCAGCGTCATTCCCTACGACACCGAAGACGAGGCGATCAAGATCGCCAACGACTCGGCGTACGGCCTGGCCGGCAGTGTGTGGACCGCCGACGTGCCGCGCGGCATCAAGGTGTCCGAGCAGATCCGCACCGGCACGTACGGCATCAACTGGTACGCCTTCGACCCGTGCTGTCCGTTCGGCGGCTACAAGAACTCCGGGATCGGCCGCGAGAACGGGCCGGAGGGCGTCGAGCACTTCACTCAGCAGAAGAGCGTGCTAATGCCGATGGGCTACACCCTGGATGCGTAA